The Nitrospira sp. genome window below encodes:
- a CDS encoding flagellin FliC: MALIVNNNPASIAAQRNLSINTLSLNRSVERLSSGLRVTRAADDAAGLGLSESLRAQIRSINQATRNASDGISLTQIADGAAATIGSLLARLRELSSQSASGTVGVTERSYIDQEFVALRSEIDRIAQVTEFNGQALTSGSTISFSVAIGFRSGTGNTLDLALNDITTTSLGLSSVNVSTSANATSALSNIDNAISAIASARAEYGSIQNRFEATIANLQVTSENLTAAESRIRDADIALETSVFTKNQILVQAGIATLAQANTLPQQALALLRG; the protein is encoded by the coding sequence ATGGCTCTTATCGTTAACAACAATCCCGCGTCCATCGCAGCGCAGCGGAATCTCTCGATTAACACCCTGAGTCTGAACCGTTCGGTCGAACGGTTGTCATCCGGTCTGCGGGTGACCCGCGCTGCGGACGATGCCGCCGGTCTCGGTTTGTCCGAGTCGTTGCGCGCACAGATTCGTAGTATCAACCAGGCGACGCGAAATGCCTCGGACGGCATCAGTCTGACGCAGATCGCCGACGGTGCCGCCGCGACGATCGGCTCATTGCTGGCCCGGTTGCGTGAGTTGTCGTCACAGTCCGCCAGCGGAACAGTGGGGGTTACGGAACGGTCTTATATCGATCAAGAATTTGTTGCTTTGCGCTCAGAAATCGACCGGATTGCGCAAGTGACCGAATTTAACGGTCAGGCATTGACCAGTGGGAGCACGATCAGCTTCTCCGTCGCCATCGGGTTCCGTAGCGGTACGGGGAATACGCTGGACCTGGCGCTCAACGATATTACGACGACCTCGTTAGGGTTGAGCTCGGTGAACGTGTCAACCTCAGCCAATGCCACGAGCGCGCTGTCAAACATCGACAATGCCATCAGCGCGATTGCGAGTGCACGAGCCGAATATGGATCAATTCAGAATCGGTTCGAAGCGACGATCGCGAATCTGCAGGTCACGAGTGAGAATCTCACGGCTGCAGAATCGCGGATCCGAGATGCCGATATTGCGCTCGAAACATCTGTGTTCACGAAGAACCAGATTTTGGTGCAAGCGGGTATTGCGACGTTGGCACAAGCCAACACGCTCCCGCAACAGGCACTGGCTCTACTCAGAGGATAA
- a CDS encoding flagellar protein FlaG, translating into MITNVTSKVDLPAAANSRSQAAVQLKTKPVAEHAQGADFSFASSTDRIALEQAVSKVKEVFHQSGSQLQIEVDPDLERVIVKILNGDSGEVIRQIPPKEVIDLAKNLAGVKGALFGEHV; encoded by the coding sequence ATGATCACCAATGTAACATCGAAGGTGGATCTCCCGGCCGCTGCCAATAGCAGAAGTCAAGCTGCTGTTCAGCTCAAGACGAAGCCTGTGGCTGAGCACGCGCAAGGTGCTGACTTCTCGTTCGCCTCTTCCACGGATCGGATAGCGCTTGAGCAAGCCGTGAGTAAAGTGAAGGAAGTGTTTCACCAATCGGGTTCGCAGTTGCAGATCGAAGTCGACCCCGATCTTGAGCGGGTCATCGTGAAAATTCTCAACGGGGATTCCGGAGAGGTGATTCGACAGATTCCCCCCAAAGAAGTGATTGATCTGGCCAAGAATCTCGCGGGAGTGAAAGGGGCGTTGTTCGGAGAGCATGTGTGA
- the fliD gene encoding flagellar filament capping protein FliD translates to MPTISFGGLGNGLDFGQVVDQLVKVAQLPVDRLTKKKADLNTKLTDLTTVSTKVAAFQSAAEALRLSTSFDKTTASVTDSTVLSVSASSSGTAGTYSIRVVQLAQSHQIVSKAAKAVSSETADIVSGGSATFTFKVGSGEDHTVNLGSTATLADLRDQINDLGAGVTASLINTGTEAVPSYRLALSSNNTGSDHAITIVADGTDLDLLNGSGTGGIDTLSAAQNAEIQIGDQSLNPLTIERSSNTITDAIPGLSLTLTKTTGAETVQVSLSQDVNAVKTNVTALATAYNEVVKFINERTTYDVTTKQGGVFFNEASARTVLSQLRTALSSSVSGATTYSSVGQIGFKTERDGTLTVDDGQLTTALSTNYSAVKALFANQGTATGLAQSLVSAVDALNDVVGGALTLRKNGVTSEITRVGNDITRQEDALSRYEERLRRQFAALDGLLRQLQGQSSFLQSQSSSNQS, encoded by the coding sequence ATGCCGACGATAAGTTTCGGAGGCCTAGGAAACGGGCTGGATTTTGGTCAGGTTGTCGATCAACTGGTGAAGGTTGCCCAACTGCCGGTTGATCGACTGACCAAGAAAAAAGCCGATCTTAATACGAAGCTGACGGATTTGACCACCGTGAGCACCAAAGTGGCGGCGTTCCAAAGCGCCGCCGAGGCGCTCCGGCTTTCGACATCGTTCGACAAGACGACGGCCTCGGTAACGGATTCGACGGTCCTCTCCGTCTCCGCCTCCTCTTCAGGAACAGCGGGAACCTACAGCATCCGGGTCGTTCAACTCGCACAATCACATCAGATCGTGAGTAAGGCGGCCAAGGCGGTGTCATCAGAGACCGCCGACATCGTCAGTGGTGGATCTGCCACATTTACGTTCAAGGTAGGGTCCGGAGAGGACCACACCGTGAATCTAGGATCAACGGCCACCCTGGCAGACTTGCGGGATCAGATTAACGATCTTGGAGCTGGTGTGACCGCCTCGTTGATCAATACGGGGACGGAAGCGGTGCCGTCGTACCGCTTGGCCCTTTCGTCCAATAACACGGGAAGCGACCATGCGATTACCATCGTTGCCGACGGCACGGATCTGGATCTCTTGAATGGGAGCGGAACCGGCGGAATTGATACGTTGTCTGCCGCTCAGAATGCCGAGATTCAAATTGGAGATCAGTCGCTGAATCCGTTGACGATTGAGCGTAGTTCGAACACGATCACTGATGCCATCCCAGGACTCTCTCTGACGCTCACCAAGACGACGGGAGCGGAGACGGTCCAGGTCAGTCTGTCTCAGGACGTCAATGCCGTGAAGACGAACGTGACAGCCTTAGCAACGGCGTACAACGAAGTGGTCAAATTCATCAATGAACGGACCACCTACGACGTGACAACGAAGCAAGGAGGGGTATTTTTCAACGAGGCGTCCGCCCGGACGGTATTGTCTCAGCTCAGAACAGCGCTGTCATCCTCGGTCAGCGGGGCCACCACCTACAGCAGTGTCGGGCAAATCGGATTCAAGACTGAGCGAGATGGAACGCTGACGGTCGACGATGGGCAGCTGACCACCGCCCTGAGCACCAACTATAGTGCGGTGAAGGCACTCTTCGCCAACCAGGGAACGGCGACCGGGCTTGCCCAATCTCTGGTATCGGCTGTAGACGCGTTGAATGATGTCGTCGGCGGGGCGCTCACACTTCGTAAAAACGGCGTCACCAGCGAGATTACCCGAGTTGGAAACGACATCACCCGGCAAGAGGACGCCTTGAGCCGCTACGAAGAACGACTCAGGCGCCAGTTCGCTGCACTGGACGGACTCCTGCGACAGCTCCAGGGGCAAAGTAGCTTTCTGCAGTCTCAGTCTTCATCGAATCAATCTTAA
- the fliS gene encoding flagellar export chaperone FliS, with protein MVTQYARQYEQTQVVTSSGVQLVVLLYDGAIQSIEIARREIQVNNVREKARHLGRAIAIIGELNSVLDQEQGGDIARLLRRLYDYMLAELVEANARNNERKLEGPLRCLITLREAWREIAAQQQPRMAGVR; from the coding sequence ATGGTCACCCAGTATGCGCGTCAGTATGAACAGACCCAAGTCGTGACATCCTCCGGGGTCCAGTTGGTCGTGTTGCTCTATGACGGTGCCATTCAGTCGATTGAGATTGCGAGACGGGAGATCCAGGTGAACAATGTTCGGGAGAAGGCACGACACCTTGGGCGAGCCATCGCCATCATTGGAGAGCTCAACAGTGTGCTGGATCAGGAACAAGGCGGAGACATCGCACGGTTATTGCGGAGATTGTACGACTACATGCTGGCGGAACTTGTCGAAGCCAATGCTCGAAACAATGAGCGCAAGCTGGAAGGGCCTCTCCGCTGCCTGATCACGTTGCGTGAAGCATGGCGTGAAATCGCTGCTCAGCAGCAGCCTCGCATGGCGGGAGTCCGATGA